A portion of the Pirellulales bacterium genome contains these proteins:
- a CDS encoding serine/threonine-protein kinase — translation MSHVVPDAKLIFLEAIEKESPEEVARYLDVVCQNDAALRGRIERLLRAHQYAGKFLGGSATSDPTPDEPLAEMPGTVIGPYKLLEQIGEGGFGVVFTAEQSKPIQRKVALKIIKPGMDTRQVIARFEAERQALALMDHPNIAKVLDAGTTASGQPYFVMELVRGVPVTEYCDEKKLATRDRLELFVAVCQAVQHAHQKGIIHRDIKPTNVLVTLHDGRPVIKVIDFGVAKATGQELTDKTLFTGFTQMIGTPLYMSPEQAEMSGLDVDTRSDIFSAGVLLYELLTGTTPFDSQRLKSASFDELRRIIREEEPSRPSTRLTTLALEAASTVGTQRKSDPRQLSRLFRGELDWIVMKCLEKDRARRYETASALGADVERYLSDEPVQAAPPSARYRLRKFAHKHRAALATAAVTGLLLMVGAAVSTWQAVRATWAEEKMGSALSEAKQAKALMEDALKESEEARRQAEAVTNSLVKLFRSADPREDGRVIRLADLLDHAAVELDANFTDSSNLKADLLATLGFTYQGLRLYARAGEMFEKARALRQATLGPDHPKTLMAMRELAWALRGTGRLDEAIALAEEALRRQRAKLGASHRDTLLTASILGDAYRMAARPDEAIRLLEPSLELCKTKLGKSDDVTFQTMNNLALAYQVAGRLPEAMELFKQSLALMKDTLGRDHPQTLNTTNNLAEIYLAVGQPGQVMAILEESLPACKARCGPDHPLTVTGTYELAAAYEATDQPAKARQLLLESATSMPDQYGPDTLEPAGALAELGRRYLLQKRYTLAESILRECLAVRKQKMPDAWTTFDAKSLLGSALLGQQKLDKAGPLLIQALDEMKECEATMPASGKPHLAEAIERIVLFYEVTGKPDDAAKWRKELEARKAALERFKPDKPRSDTSPGAERK, via the coding sequence ATGAGCCACGTAGTACCCGATGCAAAACTGATCTTCCTGGAGGCGATTGAGAAAGAGTCGCCCGAAGAAGTTGCGCGCTACCTTGACGTGGTGTGCCAGAACGACGCTGCATTGCGCGGCCGTATCGAGCGGCTATTGCGGGCCCACCAATACGCCGGCAAGTTTCTCGGGGGCTCGGCGACGAGCGATCCCACCCCGGACGAGCCTCTCGCTGAGATGCCGGGCACCGTCATCGGCCCCTACAAGCTACTAGAGCAAATCGGCGAAGGGGGCTTCGGCGTCGTTTTCACGGCCGAGCAGTCCAAGCCGATTCAGCGCAAGGTGGCCCTGAAGATTATCAAGCCGGGCATGGATACCAGGCAGGTCATCGCCCGTTTCGAGGCCGAGCGGCAGGCCCTGGCCCTGATGGATCATCCGAATATTGCCAAAGTGTTGGACGCGGGAACCACCGCGAGCGGCCAGCCCTACTTCGTGATGGAACTGGTCCGCGGAGTACCGGTGACCGAGTACTGCGACGAGAAAAAGCTCGCAACTCGCGACCGGCTGGAGCTGTTCGTAGCGGTCTGCCAGGCCGTGCAGCACGCCCATCAGAAGGGCATCATCCACCGCGATATCAAGCCGACGAACGTACTTGTCACGCTGCACGATGGACGCCCCGTAATCAAGGTCATCGACTTTGGCGTGGCCAAGGCCACCGGGCAAGAGCTGACCGACAAAACTCTATTCACCGGTTTCACTCAAATGATCGGCACCCCGCTCTACATGAGCCCCGAGCAGGCGGAGATGAGTGGGTTGGACGTCGATACCCGCAGCGACATATTCTCGGCGGGCGTGCTGCTCTACGAACTACTCACGGGAACGACGCCGTTCGACAGCCAGCGGCTGAAGAGCGCCTCGTTCGACGAGCTGCGGCGGATCATCCGCGAGGAGGAACCGTCACGGCCCAGCACGCGGCTGACGACTCTGGCCCTCGAAGCGGCCAGCACTGTCGGCACGCAGCGCAAAAGCGACCCGCGCCAATTGAGCCGGCTATTCCGCGGCGAACTGGATTGGATTGTGATGAAGTGCCTGGAAAAAGACCGCGCCCGCCGCTACGAAACAGCCAGCGCCCTGGGCGCCGACGTGGAGCGCTACCTGAGCGATGAGCCGGTGCAGGCAGCGCCGCCCAGCGCCCGTTATCGGCTGCGAAAGTTTGCTCACAAGCATCGCGCGGCCTTGGCGACTGCCGCGGTGACCGGCTTGCTGCTCATGGTGGGTGCGGCCGTCAGCACTTGGCAGGCGGTGCGGGCGACTTGGGCGGAGGAAAAAATGGGTAGCGCGCTGTCCGAGGCCAAACAAGCAAAGGCCCTCATGGAAGATGCCCTTAAGGAGTCAGAGGAGGCGCGGCGGCAGGCGGAAGCGGTGACCAATTCTCTCGTGAAGCTTTTTCGGTCAGCAGATCCGCGTGAAGATGGTCGGGTTATCCGATTGGCCGATCTTTTGGACCATGCCGCAGTCGAGTTGGATGCGAACTTCACGGACTCTTCCAACCTCAAGGCGGACCTCCTGGCCACGCTGGGCTTCACGTACCAGGGCTTGCGGCTATATGCACGAGCGGGGGAGATGTTCGAGAAGGCGCGAGCGTTGCGGCAGGCAACGCTCGGCCCGGACCACCCAAAGACACTGATGGCGATGAGGGAACTCGCCTGGGCACTCCGGGGCACTGGAAGGCTGGACGAGGCGATCGCATTAGCCGAGGAAGCGCTGAGGCGGCAGAGGGCCAAGCTTGGCGCCAGCCACCGCGACACACTGCTGACAGCCTCGATCCTCGGTGACGCCTATCGGATGGCCGCACGCCCGGACGAAGCGATACGCCTCCTCGAACCATCGCTGGAACTCTGCAAAACCAAACTCGGAAAGAGCGATGACGTCACGTTCCAGACCATGAACAACCTCGCACTGGCATATCAAGTTGCCGGGCGGCTTCCGGAAGCCATGGAGCTGTTCAAGCAGTCTCTCGCACTGATGAAGGACACGCTTGGGCGCGATCATCCTCAGACTCTCAACACGACGAACAACCTCGCCGAGATTTACTTGGCCGTCGGGCAGCCAGGGCAGGTAATGGCGATTCTGGAGGAATCCCTGCCGGCCTGCAAGGCCAGATGCGGTCCGGATCACCCTTTGACGGTCACAGGCACGTATGAACTCGCAGCGGCTTATGAGGCGACCGACCAACCAGCCAAGGCCAGGCAGCTCTTACTCGAGTCAGCGACGTCGATGCCCGATCAGTACGGACCGGACACCTTGGAACCGGCCGGGGCGCTCGCTGAGTTGGGCCGAAGGTACCTGTTGCAAAAGAGGTACACCCTGGCCGAGTCCATTCTGCGTGAATGCCTGGCCGTTCGAAAACAGAAGATGCCCGACGCGTGGACGACATTCGACGCGAAGTCACTACTGGGCAGCGCCCTGCTGGGCCAACAAAAGTTGGACAAGGCAGGGCCTCTGCTCATCCAAGCTCTCGACGAAATGAAAGAATGTGAAGCCACGATGCCCGCCAGCGGCAAGCCTCACTTGGCCGAGGCCATAGAACGGATAGTGCTGTTCTATGAGGTCACAGGCAAGCCGGACGACGCCGCGAAGTGGCGGAAAGAACTGGAAGCTCGGAAGGCGGCACTGGAACGATTCAAGCCCGACAAGCCTCGCTCCGACACAAGTCCCGGCGCTGAGAGAAAGTGA
- a CDS encoding ECF-type sigma factor has translation MSEVTRILSAVEQGDQHAAEQLLPLVYDELRKLAAQRLAQEKPGQTLQATALVHEAYLRLVGPEASPQWDSRGHFFAAAAEAMRRVLLNRTRDRNRLKRGGGGRRISLDQIEVALDTPDEDLLALDDALEALAVEDALCANLVKLRFFAGLSQREAAEVLRIPRRTADRHWAYARAWLAARLSED, from the coding sequence ATGAGCGAAGTTACCCGCATCCTATCCGCCGTTGAGCAAGGCGATCAACACGCCGCCGAGCAGCTCTTGCCGCTCGTCTACGACGAATTACGCAAGCTGGCGGCCCAAAGGCTGGCACAGGAAAAGCCGGGCCAAACTCTACAAGCCACGGCTCTTGTACACGAGGCCTACTTGCGTCTGGTCGGTCCCGAGGCCTCACCGCAATGGGACAGCCGCGGTCATTTCTTTGCCGCAGCGGCCGAGGCCATGCGTAGGGTACTGCTGAATCGAACCCGCGATCGCAATCGGCTGAAACGTGGTGGCGGTGGCCGGAGAATCAGTCTTGACCAGATCGAAGTGGCGCTCGATACGCCTGACGAAGATCTGCTCGCTCTCGACGACGCACTGGAGGCGCTCGCGGTTGAGGATGCTCTCTGCGCCAATCTAGTAAAGCTTCGGTTCTTCGCCGGTCTTTCGCAGCGCGAAGCGGCGGAAGTTCTACGAATTCCACGCCGCACCGCCGATCGACATTGGGCATATGCCCGGGCATGGCTGGCCGCTCGCCTGAGCGAAGACTGA
- a CDS encoding sulfotransferase: MSWRDAFLKSIGTGSFSGATLGDWLRVLRANRFRVDLPYWPRAAAITFSSVLNSVRARWEEWRYGRKIRETKVHPPLFILGIWRSGTTHLHNLLARDARFACPNTYQVFFPRTFLSTERTTARLMGFFMPRKRPQDNVAMRIDEPQEDEFALCSLTGHSVMLGWAFPRSRDFYDRYLTFRNVPRAEVAEWQAALAYFVQKLSFKYGRPIVLKSPAHTCRIKFLLEAFPDARFVHIRRNPLAVFQSTVHMYRKVLPYWSLQRPDLSDLEDYIARQYREVYDAFFEECELIPSGRFHEVSFEALEADPIGQVRDIYDALALPDFLVAEPAFRQYLESLLGYRKNAFGELAPELRRRLAGEWRRCFEEWGYPV, from the coding sequence ATGTCCTGGCGTGACGCCTTCTTGAAAAGCATCGGCACGGGGTCATTCAGCGGTGCCACTTTGGGCGACTGGCTCAGAGTGCTCCGCGCGAATCGTTTTCGCGTCGACCTGCCTTATTGGCCACGGGCGGCAGCGATCACATTCAGTAGCGTATTGAACTCCGTTCGGGCACGTTGGGAAGAGTGGCGCTACGGCCGCAAGATTCGCGAGACGAAGGTGCATCCGCCGCTATTCATCCTCGGAATCTGGCGGAGCGGCACGACGCATCTGCACAATCTGCTGGCCCGCGACGCGCGGTTCGCTTGTCCGAACACCTATCAGGTCTTCTTCCCGCGGACTTTTCTTTCGACCGAACGGACCACCGCCCGCTTGATGGGTTTCTTCATGCCTCGCAAGCGGCCGCAGGACAACGTGGCGATGAGGATCGACGAACCTCAGGAAGACGAGTTCGCCTTGTGTTCACTGACCGGGCACAGCGTCATGCTCGGCTGGGCTTTTCCCCGCAGTCGCGATTTCTACGATCGCTATCTCACGTTCCGCAACGTTCCGCGCGCAGAGGTTGCGGAGTGGCAGGCGGCGCTGGCCTACTTTGTGCAAAAACTCTCGTTTAAATACGGCCGGCCGATTGTGCTCAAATCGCCGGCCCACACCTGCCGCATCAAGTTCCTGCTAGAAGCCTTTCCCGACGCCCGATTCGTCCATATTCGGCGCAATCCCCTGGCGGTCTTTCAATCGACGGTGCACATGTACCGCAAGGTCTTGCCGTATTGGTCTCTCCAGCGTCCCGACTTGAGCGACCTCGAAGACTACATCGCCCGCCAGTACCGCGAGGTCTATGACGCGTTCTTTGAAGAGTGCGAACTCATCCCGTCGGGCCGCTTCCACGAGGTGAGCTTTGAGGCCCTGGAGGCTGATCCGATCGGCCAGGTGCGCGACATCTACGATGCGCTGGCGCTGCCGGACTTCCTGGTCGCCGAACCAGCCTTCCGTCAATACCTCGAGTCGCTGTTGGGCTATCGAAAGAACGCGTTTGGCGAGCTTGCGCCAGAATTGCGTCGGCGGCTCGCAGGGGAGTGGCGGCGATGCTTTGAAGAGTGGGGCTATCCGGTCTGA
- a CDS encoding pentapeptide repeat-containing protein — protein sequence MTKHWTLLVTALLALLLALFAPAHVARADIFQWQYINPADPTQGKQQGTTLCPDGAGANAVSGAYLSTRNLTMAYLIGSDLSGALAQGANFTNADLSHANLTSASFDPYFDVVANLTGANLSQANLANASFYQATLTGADLTGAQVRGAFLNRVTGFTSAQLYSTASYQNHDLTGIQLGGDNLNLSGWNFAGQNLTSAGFEYATLTGAKLTGANLTATYFNHSILSDADLTGATFTSSSFDEATLSNTNLSNTNLTGVSFYLANLTGANLTGANIRGAWLTDTTGLTPAQIYSTASYQNHDLTGIRLDGNNLAGGYFAGQNLTSASFIQAALNNGNFSGANLAGAIFNGATLTGANLAGSEVRGAYFANTTSSGFTSAQLYSTASYAAHDLTGTDLSYNNLAGWNFAGQNLTGASFSHATLQNTNLRQTNLTNSNFSYGTLTGANLTGADVLGADFRTDINGSNVVTAAQLYSTASYQNHDLAGIGLGYHNLSGWNFAGQNLTNASFWSGILSNADFHGSNLSGANFTAPPDNPSVRAANLTGANFTGADVRGASFGNTTGFTVAQLYSTASYQSHDLTAIRFNADFAVNGIDFSGANFAGQNLANAGFVNCTLDGTNLSGTQVRGANFGATGFTAAQLYSTASYQAHDLTGIRLSNNILAAWNFAGQNLTNANLSFANLSNADLSQANLTNTYFQPYSGTVAGANLSGADARGSDLSDSFLDSAVTNNLIHSDGHIAGLDLAPGASLVVRDYAGDPSRGLGPIPVIVQDHVTLGNGSALAVNGGTLRFTLASGSPTIGTGVSAVVSSGATLELAGSDSALGIAGGNRVHVVNNSTAPGVVISGTNQVVGGIGGAGNTQVNAGSDLTADHIIQSALIIGGAAGSPALVTIDASDASGNPLAGGLFQAVLFTASEHPFGAVVSPAELIADSTTKGFGFNISAQGSFSATAGLAAVPEPASLFLLALGGLALGGLAITRRRTSRSE from the coding sequence ATGACGAAACACTGGACGCTCCTTGTGACAGCGTTGCTGGCCTTGCTGCTCGCACTGTTCGCCCCGGCCCACGTCGCCCGGGCCGACATTTTTCAGTGGCAGTACATCAATCCCGCGGATCCCACACAAGGCAAGCAACAGGGCACAACCCTCTGCCCCGACGGCGCGGGCGCCAATGCTGTGTCGGGCGCGTATTTGTCGACCCGCAACCTTACGATGGCGTACCTGATCGGCTCCGACCTATCAGGCGCGCTGGCCCAAGGGGCCAATTTTACGAACGCGGATTTGAGCCACGCCAATCTCACCAGCGCAAGCTTCGATCCATATTTCGATGTTGTCGCCAATCTGACCGGAGCGAACCTAAGCCAGGCGAACCTCGCCAATGCGAGCTTTTATCAGGCCACGCTTACCGGCGCAGACCTGACTGGTGCCCAAGTACGCGGCGCATTTCTTAACCGCGTGACCGGCTTCACGTCTGCACAGCTTTACTCGACGGCGAGCTATCAAAATCACGATTTAACCGGCATCCAACTCGGCGGCGATAATCTCAACCTCTCCGGCTGGAACTTCGCCGGGCAGAACCTGACCAGCGCGGGCTTCGAGTATGCTACGCTCACCGGAGCGAAGCTGACTGGCGCAAATCTCACAGCCACTTACTTCAATCACTCCATCCTGTCCGACGCCGACCTCACTGGGGCCACCTTCACCAGCTCGTCCTTTGATGAGGCCACGCTGAGCAATACCAATCTAAGCAACACCAACCTTACCGGCGTCTCCTTCTATCTAGCCAACCTGACCGGCGCGAATTTGACGGGGGCCAACATACGAGGGGCATGGCTCACCGACACCACTGGCTTGACGCCCGCCCAAATTTACTCCACGGCCAGCTACCAAAACCACGATCTCACCGGAATCCGTCTGGATGGAAACAACCTTGCCGGCGGGTACTTCGCCGGCCAGAACCTCACAAGCGCCTCTTTCATTCAGGCGGCGCTGAACAATGGCAATTTCAGCGGGGCGAACCTCGCCGGCGCAATCTTCAATGGTGCGACGCTGACGGGGGCGAACCTGGCGGGCAGCGAGGTTCGCGGGGCATATTTCGCCAACACCACATCGAGCGGCTTCACCTCCGCCCAGCTCTATTCAACGGCCAGCTATGCGGCCCACGACCTGACCGGAACCGATCTCTCATACAACAACCTTGCCGGCTGGAATTTCGCCGGCCAGAACCTCACCGGCGCGTCCTTCTCCCACGCCACGCTGCAAAACACCAATCTCCGGCAAACCAACCTCACAAACTCGAATTTCAGTTACGGTACCCTCACTGGGGCGAACCTCACCGGGGCGGACGTGCTGGGGGCGGATTTCCGTACAGATATCAACGGTAGCAACGTAGTTACGGCGGCGCAGCTTTACTCTACGGCGAGCTATCAAAACCATGATCTGGCCGGAATCGGGTTGGGATACCACAATCTTTCCGGCTGGAACTTTGCTGGCCAGAACCTCACCAACGCGTCTTTCTGGTCAGGCATATTGAGCAACGCGGATTTCCACGGGTCCAACCTCAGTGGCGCGAATTTCACCGCGCCTCCTGATAACCCCTCCGTCCGCGCCGCTAATCTGACCGGCGCGAACTTCACCGGCGCCGACGTGCGGGGAGCATCGTTCGGCAACACCACCGGCTTTACGGTCGCGCAACTGTATTCCACGGCCAGCTATCAATCGCATGATCTGACCGCAATTCGATTCAACGCCGATTTCGCCGTGAACGGCATTGATTTTTCCGGTGCGAATTTCGCCGGCCAAAACCTCGCCAACGCCGGCTTTGTTAATTGCACACTTGATGGAACGAACCTGAGCGGCACCCAGGTGCGGGGGGCGAATTTCGGGGCTACCGGCTTCACCGCCGCCCAGCTCTATTCGACGGCCAGCTACCAAGCCCACGATCTGACGGGAATTCGCCTGTCGAACAATATCCTTGCCGCTTGGAATTTCGCCGGACAGAATCTCACCAATGCCAACCTGTCGTTCGCTAACTTGAGCAACGCCGATCTCAGCCAGGCCAATCTCACCAACACGTACTTCCAACCTTACTCGGGCACTGTGGCCGGAGCGAACCTGAGCGGCGCCGACGCGCGGGGATCTGACTTAAGTGACTCATTCTTGGATAGCGCAGTTACAAACAATCTGATTCATTCCGACGGCCACATTGCCGGCCTCGACCTTGCGCCCGGCGCGTCGCTGGTGGTGCGAGACTACGCTGGTGATCCCAGTCGGGGGCTGGGGCCGATTCCCGTGATCGTCCAAGACCACGTGACACTGGGCAACGGTTCGGCGCTCGCGGTCAACGGCGGCACGCTCCGCTTCACACTCGCCAGCGGCTCGCCGACGATCGGCACCGGCGTTTCCGCCGTCGTCTCCAGCGGCGCGACGCTCGAACTGGCCGGCTCGGATTCGGCGCTCGGCATAGCAGGCGGCAATCGCGTGCATGTTGTGAACAACAGCACGGCCCCGGGTGTCGTCATCTCCGGCACGAACCAAGTCGTCGGCGGCATCGGCGGAGCGGGCAACACGCAAGTCAATGCCGGCAGCGACCTCACGGCCGACCATATCATCCAAAGCGCCTTGATCATCGGCGGTGCCGCTGGCAGCCCAGCGCTGGTGACGATCGACGCCAGTGACGCCTCGGGGAATCCGTTGGCCGGTGGCCTATTTCAGGCCGTGTTGTTCACAGCGAGCGAGCATCCGTTTGGAGCGGTTGTCAGTCCCGCCGAACTGATCGCCGATTCGACGACGAAGGGATTTGGTTTCAATATCTCCGCGCAGGGCAGTTTCAGTGCAACCGCTGGCCTTGCTGCGGTTCCGGAGCCCGCAAGCTTATTTCTGCTCGCCCTCGGCGGGCTGGCGCTCGGCGGACTGGCGATCACGCGACGGCGGACAAGTCGTTCAGAATGA
- a CDS encoding serine/threonine-protein kinase, producing MPTDLRKARELFLHAVGKLPPEQWEGYVAEACGGDADLEQQVGCLLQVHREAGSFLAAPAPGLDATLNQPLLEKPGAQIGPYKLLQRIGEGGMGVVWMAEQTQPVQRKVALKVIKPGMDSRQIIARFEAERQALAMMDHVNIARVLDAGTTESGLPYFVMELVHGVPITKYCDDNHLTPRERLELLVPVCQAIQHAHQKGIIHRDIKPSNVMITLYDGKPIPKVIDFGVAKAIEQTLTERTLFTQYGTLVGTLEYMSPEQAEMSALSADTRSDIFSLGVLLYELLTGSTPLTHKRLKEAAYAEVLRLIKEEEPPKPSTRLTESGEAMASISAQRHMEPAKLTKLVRGELDWIVMKSLEKDRNRRYETANAFAADVQRYLKDEPVLACPPSVAYRLRKFARRHKGPVLAANLVVLALLAGIVGTTLGLVEAKQQERLALAAQQRAETNLAKAKKQENEAKDLLEMSTAVTEFLQNDLLGQAGSKAQADRKFKHDPSLTIRDALDRAAAAAGDKFKDRPELEASIRQTLGNAYREVGQYAKAVTQLRRSADIRKAKLGSDHPDTLAALNNLAVAYVAIGKATEAVALNEEVRDAQMKKLGPDHPDTLAALNSLGVAYLAAGKKTEAIALFEQVHDARARILGPDQPETFTTLQNLAVAFLATGKGTEAIPLIEQVRDAQVKDLGPDHPDSLATLNKLADAYLAVGRTAEAIALYEQVRDARVKKLGPDHPSTLFTLDNLAAAYWRLNRLDKSIPLLEQTLAVQRKELGELHPNTLGTLAFLGVNYRDAGRLAEAIPLLEQAHREGSNQASLRWVGAELLTTYVRAGKSAEGSTLVKDNLDTARKELPTDSPSLAVALALDGLVLLQLNAWPDAEPILRECLAMREKKEPDAWTTFSTKSMLGGALLGQKKYLDAEPLLVAGYEGMEKRDDKIPSQGKIRLTEALNRLIQLYEATGKKNEATKWRKELEARNDAEKTLKP from the coding sequence ATGCCCACAGATTTGCGAAAAGCTCGGGAACTATTCCTTCACGCCGTCGGCAAACTGCCACCGGAGCAGTGGGAAGGCTATGTCGCCGAGGCCTGCGGCGGGGATGCCGACTTGGAGCAACAGGTGGGATGCCTTCTGCAAGTCCACCGCGAAGCCGGTAGCTTCCTGGCTGCTCCTGCCCCCGGACTGGATGCCACCCTCAACCAGCCTCTGCTCGAGAAACCCGGCGCGCAGATCGGGCCCTACAAGCTCTTGCAGCGAATCGGCGAAGGAGGCATGGGCGTCGTCTGGATGGCCGAGCAAACGCAGCCGGTGCAGCGCAAGGTCGCGCTCAAGGTCATCAAGCCGGGCATGGACAGCCGCCAGATCATCGCGCGCTTCGAGGCCGAGCGACAAGCCCTGGCCATGATGGACCATGTCAACATCGCTCGCGTCCTCGACGCGGGGACCACGGAATCGGGCCTTCCCTATTTCGTCATGGAGCTGGTCCACGGAGTGCCGATCACCAAATACTGCGACGACAACCACCTGACCCCGCGCGAGCGGTTGGAATTGCTCGTCCCGGTGTGCCAGGCGATCCAGCACGCCCACCAGAAGGGGATCATTCATCGCGACATCAAGCCGTCCAATGTCATGATCACGCTCTACGACGGCAAGCCGATCCCCAAGGTGATCGACTTCGGCGTTGCCAAGGCGATCGAGCAAACGCTGACCGAGCGAACCCTGTTCACGCAGTATGGCACCCTGGTCGGCACGCTGGAATACATGAGCCCCGAGCAGGCGGAGATGAGCGCGCTGAGCGCGGATACCCGCAGCGACATCTTCTCGCTGGGCGTGCTCTTGTACGAGCTGCTAACGGGCAGCACACCGCTGACCCACAAGCGGCTCAAGGAGGCTGCCTATGCCGAGGTTCTCCGCCTCATCAAAGAGGAGGAGCCGCCCAAGCCGAGCACGCGGCTCACCGAATCGGGCGAGGCGATGGCGTCGATCTCGGCGCAGCGGCACATGGAGCCGGCCAAGCTGACGAAACTGGTCCGCGGCGAATTGGACTGGATCGTCATGAAATCCTTGGAGAAGGATCGCAACCGCCGGTACGAAACGGCCAACGCCTTCGCCGCAGACGTGCAGCGCTACTTGAAGGATGAGCCGGTGCTGGCCTGCCCGCCGTCGGTGGCTTACCGGCTTCGCAAGTTCGCGCGGCGGCATAAAGGGCCGGTCCTGGCGGCGAACCTGGTTGTGTTGGCCCTGCTGGCCGGCATCGTCGGCACGACTCTCGGACTGGTCGAGGCTAAACAGCAAGAGCGTCTGGCGCTGGCGGCTCAGCAGCGCGCCGAGACGAACTTGGCCAAGGCCAAAAAGCAAGAGAACGAGGCTAAGGACCTTCTCGAGATGTCCACCGCCGTCACCGAGTTCTTGCAAAACGACCTGCTCGGTCAGGCGGGGAGCAAAGCCCAGGCCGACCGCAAGTTCAAGCATGATCCCAGCTTGACGATCCGCGACGCCCTGGACCGGGCCGCCGCCGCGGCCGGCGACAAGTTCAAGGACCGCCCAGAGCTGGAGGCGAGCATTCGACAAACTTTGGGGAATGCCTACCGGGAGGTCGGGCAATATGCGAAAGCCGTCACCCAGCTCCGGCGGTCCGCCGACATTCGCAAGGCCAAACTTGGCTCCGACCACCCCGACACCCTGGCCGCGCTCAACAATCTCGCCGTGGCGTACGTAGCCATCGGGAAGGCGACCGAGGCCGTCGCCCTGAACGAGGAGGTCCGCGATGCCCAGATGAAGAAACTCGGCCCCGACCACCCCGACACTCTGGCCGCGCTCAACAGCCTCGGCGTGGCGTACCTGGCCGCCGGGAAGAAAACCGAGGCGATTGCTCTGTTTGAGCAGGTCCACGATGCCCGGGCAAGGATACTCGGCCCCGACCAACCCGAAACCTTCACCACGCTCCAAAACCTCGCCGTGGCGTTCCTAGCCACCGGGAAGGGAACCGAGGCCATCCCCCTGATCGAGCAAGTCCGCGATGCCCAAGTGAAGGACCTCGGCCCCGACCACCCCGACTCCCTGGCTACGCTCAACAAGCTCGCCGACGCGTACCTAGCTGTCGGAAGGACGGCCGAGGCCATCGCCCTGTACGAGCAAGTCCGCGATGCTCGAGTGAAGAAACTCGGCCCCGACCATCCCAGCACGCTGTTTACGCTCGACAACCTCGCTGCCGCATATTGGAGATTGAACCGACTTGACAAGTCGATTCCGCTATTGGAGCAAACGTTGGCGGTGCAACGGAAGGAACTCGGAGAGTTGCATCCGAATACACTCGGGACGCTGGCATTCCTGGGAGTGAACTACCGCGACGCGGGCCGACTGGCGGAAGCGATCCCGCTATTGGAACAGGCACACCGCGAGGGAAGCAATCAAGCGTCGCTGCGCTGGGTGGGCGCTGAGCTACTCACGACCTACGTCCGCGCCGGGAAGTCCGCCGAAGGATCGACCTTGGTGAAAGACAATCTCGACACGGCCCGCAAAGAGCTGCCGACGGACAGCCCGTCGCTGGCCGTGGCGCTGGCCCTGGACGGATTGGTCCTGCTGCAACTGAATGCGTGGCCCGACGCCGAACCGATCCTCCGCGAATGCCTGGCCATGAGAGAGAAGAAGGAACCCGACGCCTGGACGACGTTTAGCACCAAGTCCATGCTCGGCGGCGCACTTCTGGGTCAGAAGAAATACCTCGATGCCGAGCCGCTGTTGGTCGCCGGCTACGAAGGAATGGAGAAACGCGATGACAAGATTCCGTCCCAGGGAAAGATTCGCCTGACCGAGGCCCTGAACCGGCTGATACAACTCTACGAAGCCACGGGTAAGAAGAACGAGGCAACGAAATGGCGTAAGGAGTTGGAGGCGCGCAACGACGCGGAGAAGACGCTGAAACCGTGA
- a CDS encoding ECF-type sigma factor: MNEVTRILSAVDQGDQHATEQLLPLVYDELRKLAAVRLAQEKPGQTLQATALVHDAYLKLVDTDKAQHWNSRGHFFGAAAEAMRRILVDQARRKQAHKRGGQGRRVTLDAADIGFTSPADELLNIDEALTRLDTEDPQAARLIQLRYFAGLSIEDAAEVVGISRSTAYEHWSYARVRLRTLLDAE, from the coding sequence ATGAACGAAGTTACCCGAATCCTATCCGCCGTTGATCAAGGCGATCAACACGCCACCGAGCAGCTCTTGCCGCTCGTCTATGACGAGTTGCGGAAGTTGGCCGCAGTGAGGTTAGCTCAGGAGAAGCCAGGGCAGACATTGCAGGCAACTGCGCTGGTCCACGATGCCTACCTTAAGTTGGTTGATACGGACAAAGCTCAGCACTGGAATAGCCGCGGGCATTTCTTCGGAGCCGCGGCCGAGGCGATGCGTCGGATACTGGTCGATCAGGCGCGCCGCAAGCAGGCTCACAAGCGCGGCGGCCAGGGTCGCCGTGTCACTCTGGACGCAGCCGACATTGGCTTTACCTCGCCGGCTGACGAGCTTCTGAACATCGATGAGGCCCTAACTCGTTTGGACACCGAGGATCCCCAGGCCGCCCGTTTAATTCAGCTACGCTACTTCGCTGGATTATCGATCGAGGACGCTGCCGAAGTAGTCGGTATCTCGCGTTCAACCGCCTACGAACACTGGTCCTACGCGCGGGTTCGCCTCAGGACCTTGCTAGACGCTGAGTGA
- a CDS encoding putative molybdenum carrier protein: MSSIVIRSGGQTGVDRAVLDFAVRFRLNYGGWSQRGSCAEDFLVPPDLLAIRPRPNRLPPPGATEMHWPP, translated from the coding sequence ATGTCATCTATTGTGATTCGATCCGGCGGGCAGACGGGAGTCGATCGAGCGGTGCTCGACTTCGCCGTGCGATTTCGCCTGAACTACGGAGGCTGGAGCCAGCGCGGCAGTTGCGCCGAAGACTTTCTGGTGCCTCCGGACTTGCTGGCGATCCGTCCCCGACCAAACCGGCTCCCGCCACCGGGTGCGACCGAAATGCACTGGCCCCCTTGA